The following coding sequences are from one Stigmatopora nigra isolate UIUO_SnigA chromosome 10, RoL_Snig_1.1, whole genome shotgun sequence window:
- the traip gene encoding E3 ubiquitin-protein ligase TRAIP — protein MPIRAYCIICCDFFDHFKDVAAIPCGHTFHNDCLTRWFQTGPTKSCPQCRQQVSTRHIITKLFFDMGGEEPPSADPESMANELNRLRALLNAKEKDCRSKQKTVDELKDSVDTQKKDLDNMRKEVLEKDKLCSALRTQMTYLETRRDDSQAAKDEARRLRTKIKTFESLDVLLQGQRAEVESMITDMGVSPSAVEQLSIYCISLKKEYDTLKGSLKSSSDVCERLRREVLSANNKVQRVSVEASQTKEDMKSLQKDLANADKEISSLKKKVEFLQKSLSTPTRTNEVLKRLVFESPAPVVLKPHLHRPVGDDDDMDLNLTYEVNTPDDAAKRPVKVPSKKMRVDQPSLVSKHNEKASTTSKAQKEDSHLDPFLKSSLLFRKKTFGSMLEPQREFGTVKSGYDGLGGRTKFIQPSPLAEIRPLMKIRRKKVSRPPPKKISCMTMDCFLE, from the exons atgccTATCCGAGCGTATTGTATAATTTGCTGCGATTTCTTTGATCACTTCAAAGATGTTGCTGCTATCCCTTGTGGACACACTTTTCACAATGACTG CCTTACTCGTTGGTTTCAAACAGGTCCTACAAAATCATGCCCACAATGTCGGCAACAG GTTAGCACTCGGCACATCATCACCAAGCTCTTCTTTGACATGGGAGGAGAAGAACCGCCATCAGCAGACCCCGAGAGCATGGCG AATGAGCTCAATAGATTGAGGGCCCTTTTAAACGCCAAAG AGAAAGATTGTCGAAGCAAACAGAAGACAGTGGATGAGTTGAAGGACTCTGTGGACACACAAAAGAAAGACTTGGACAATATGCGGAAAGAAGTTTTAGAGAAGGACAAGCTGTGTTCTGCACTCAGA ACGCAAATGACGTATCTGGAGACTCGACGTGATGATTCTCAGGCGGCCAAGGACGAGGCCCGAAGACTGAGGACCAAAATAAAAACCTTTGAAAG TCTGGATGTTTTATTACAGGGTCAAAGAGCAGAAGTGGAGTCGATGATTACTGATATGGGTGTCAGCCCGTCTGCGGTAGAACAGCTGTCAATCTACTGCATCTCTCTTAAAAA AGAGTACGATACCTTAAAGGGGAGCTTAAAGTCTTCTAGCGATGTGTGTGAACGGCTTAGGAGAGAAGTGCTCAGCGCCAACAACAAG gtCCAAAGAGTTTCTGTTGAAGCAAGCCAAACAAAAGAGGACATGAAGTCTCTGCAGAAAGATCTTGCCAATGCTGACAAAGAGATATCT AGTTTGAAAAAGAAGGTTGAATTTCTTCAGAAATCTCTGAGCACTCCAACCAGAACGAACGAGGTGCTTAAACGCCTCGTTTTTGAGAG TCCTGCTCCGGTGGTGCTGAAACCTCACCTCCACCGGCCCGTTGGTGACGACGATGACATGGATCTCAATTTAACCTATGAAGTAAATACACCTGATGATGCAGCCAAGAGACCAGTAAAAGTTCCGAGCAAAAAGATGCGCGTTGACCAGCC GTCGTTGGTTTCCAAACACAATGAGAAGGCTTCAACGACTAGCAAG gcCCAAAAGGAAGATTCACATTTGGATCCTTTTTTAAAGAGCTCACTCCTATTCAGAAAAAAGACTTTTGGTAGCATGCTGGAGCCTCAGAGAGAGTTTGGCACT GTGAAAAGTGGTTATGATGGATTAGGAGGTCGAACAAAATTCATCCAACCT TCACCATTAGCCGAGATTCGCCCACTCatgaaaataagaagaaaaaaggtgAGCAGACCGCCGCCCAAGAAGATATCGTGCATGACAATGGACTGTTTCCTGGAGTGA
- the grm6b gene encoding glutamate receptor, metabotropic 6b, whose amino-acid sequence MSPEETLWSYGRSWLRKTSGLLCMLLLGSLPASRAQRGIQPQSLKIEGDITLGGLFPVHSRGPVGVACGDIKREKGIHRLEAMLYALDQINSDPDLLPNITLGARILDTCSRDTYALEQSLTFVQALIQKDTSDVRCSNGEPPIIPKPERVVGVIGASGSSVSIMVANVLRLFSIPQISYASTAPELSDNSRYEFFSRVVPPDSYQAQAMVDIVKAMGWNYVSTLASEGNYGESGVDAFLQISREAGGLCIAQSIKIPREPRPGEFEKIIKRLMETSNARGVIIFANEDDIKRVLQAAKKANLTGHFLFVGSDSWGAKNSPIQDQEEVAEGAVTILPKRASIDGFDEYFTSRSLENNRRNIWFAEFWEDDFKCKLTRPGIKYEADRRKCTGEERISRDSQYEQEGKVQFVIDAVYAMAHALHSMHLDLCPGSMGVCDKMDPVEGRMLLQYIRSVNFNGSAGTGVMFNENGDAPGRYDIFQYQLSNVSNPGYKDIGQWTNHLRLNPEEMQWSGGYRNIPDSVCSFPCESGERKKMVKGVPCCWHCELCDGYQYLLDEFSCDMCPYDMRPLKNRTGCRPTPIIKLEWSSPWAIIPVFLAILGILATTGVIATFVRFNDTPIVRASGRELSYVLLTGIFLIYLITFLMIAEPSVGVCAIRRLLLGLGMCISYAAMLTKTNRIYRIFEQGKKSVTPPKFISPTSQLIITFILISVQVLGVFIWFGVMPPHTIIDYEEQKPPNPELARGVLKCDMSDLSLILCLSYSIVLMITCTVYAIKSRGVPETFNEAKPIGFTMYTTCIIWLAFVPIFFGTAQSTEKMFIQTTTLTVSMSLSATVSLGMLYVPKVYVIIFHPEQNVQKRKRSFKAVVQAATVSTHLSQKSNDKQNGESKIEPDRSQ is encoded by the exons ATGTCACCAGAGGAGACCCTGTGGTCCTACGGCCGCAGCTGGCTCAGAAAAACGTCCGGATTACTCTGCATGCTCCTTTTGGGGAGTCTTCCTGCTTCCCGGGCCCAACGAGGCATCCAACCTCAGTCCCTGAAAATTGAGGGCGACATCACCCTGGGGGGGCTTTTCCCAGTCCATTCACGGGGACCAGTAGGAGTGGCCTGCGGTGATATTAAGAGAGAAAAGGGAATCCATCGACTGGAAGCCATGCTGTATGCCCTAGACCAGATCAACAGTGACCCAGATTTGCTGCCCAATATTACACTGGGAGCCCGAATACTGGACACCTGCTCCAGAGACACTTACGCACTGGAGCAGTCGCTGACGTTTGTCCAAGCTCTCATTCAAAAGGATACGTCCGATGTGCGCTGCTCCAATGGAGAGCCTCCGATTATCCCAAAACCGGAGAGGGTGGTTGGAGTGATCGGCGCCTCGGGCAGTTCCGTTTCCATCATGGTGGCCAATGTGCTCAGGCTCTTTTCG ATCCCTCAAATCAGCTATGCCTCCACTGCGCCAGAATTGAGTGACAACAGTCGCTACGAGTTCTTCTCCCGTGTGGTACCACCTGATTCTTACCAGGCCCAAGCCATGGTGGACATCGTTAAAGCCATGGGTTGGAACTATGTCTCAACGTTGGCGTCGGAGGGCAACTACGGAGAGAGTGGAGTTGATGCTTTCCTTCAGATCTCCAGAGAAGCAG GAGGGCTGTGTATTGCACAGTCAATCAAAATTCCCAGAGAGCCCAGACCAGGGGAGTTTGAAAAGATCATCAAAAGACTGATGGAGACATCGAATGCTCGCGGAGTCATCATCTTTGCCAACGAGGACGACATCAA GCGAGTGTTACAAGCTGCCAAAAAGGCCAATTTGACCGGGCACTTTCTATTTGTTGGCTCCGACAGCTGGGGGGCCAAGAACTCTCCCATCCAAGACCAGGAGGAGGTGGCGGAGGGGGCTGTTACTATTTTGCCAAAAAGAGCATCCATTGATG GATTTGATGAGTACTTCACCTCAAGATCCCTGGAAAACAACAGAAGAAACATTTGGTTTGCGGAATTTTGGGAGGATGACTTCAAGTGCAAACTGACACGGCCGGGCATTAAATATGAAGCAGACAGAAGGAAATGTACCG gtgAAGAAAGAATAAGTCGAGATTCTCAGTACGAGCAGGAGGGGAAAGTACAGTTTGTGATCGATGCCGTGTACGCCATGGCTCATGCTTTGCACAGCATGCACCTGGACTTGTGCCCCGGCTCCATGGGCGTTTGCGACAAGATGGACCCCGTGGAGGGACGCATGCTCCTCCAATACATTCGCTCCGTCAATTTCAAcg GCAGTGCGGGAACGGGCGTGATGTTCAACGAAAATGGAGACGCGCCTGGTCGCTATGATATCTTCCAGTACCAGCTTTCCAATGTCAGTAACCCTGGATATAAAGATATTGGTCAATGGACAAACCACCTCCGActgaat CCAGAGGAGATGCAGTGGTCAGGCGGGTACCGCAACATCCCCGATTCCGTGTGCAGCTTCCCATGCGAGTCCGGCGAGCGCAAAAAAATGGTCAAGGGTGTTCCCTGCTGCTGGCACTGCGAGCTTTGCGATGGCTACCAGTATCTCCTGGACGAATTCAGCTGCGACATGTGCCCCTACGACATGAGACCCCTCAAAAACCGCACCGGTTGCAGACCCACGCCCATCATCAAGCTGGAATGGAGTTCTCCCTGGGCCATCATCCCGGTCTTCCTGGCCATTTTGGGCATCTTGGCCACCACAGGGGTCATTGCCACATTTGTCCGTTTCAATGACACCCCCATTGTCCGAGCCTCTGGCCGAGAGCTCAGCTACGTGCTACTGACTGGCATCTTTCTCATTTACCTAATCACCTTCCTGATGATCGCCGAACCCAGCGTGGGCGTTTGCGCCATCCGCCGGCTGCTCCTGGGTCTCGGCATGTGCATTAGTTACGCCGCCATGCTGACCAAAACCAATCGGATCTACCGCATTTTCGAACAAGGGAAGAAGTCAGTTACGCCCCCCAAGTTCATCAGTCCTACTTCTCAGCTTATTATCACCTTCATTCTCATCTCAGTGCAG GTGCTCGGTGTGTTTATTTGGTTCGGCGTGATGCCCCCACACACCATCATCGACTATGAAGAGCAGAAGCCTCCGAATCCCGAGTTAGCCCGAGGGGTCCTCAAGTGCGACATGTCCGATCTGTCTCTCATCTTGTGTCTGAGCTACAGTATCGTTCTGATGATCACCTGCACGGTTTACGCCATCAAGAGCAGAGGAGTTCCCGAGACCTTCAATGAGGCCAAGCCCATCGGATTCACCATGTACACCACCTGTATTATCTGGCTGGCCTTTGTACCCATCTTCTTCGGCACCGCTCAATCTACAGAGAAG ATGTTCATCCAGACCACTACTCTGACAGTATCCATGAGCCTGAGCGCCACGGTGTCTCTGGGCATGCTCTATGTCCCCAAAGTCTACGTCATCATCTTCCACCCGGAGCAGAACGTCCAGAAGCGAAAGCGCAGCTTCAAAGCTGTGGTGCAGGCGGCGACGGTTTCTACGCACCTCTCGCAAAAATCCAATGACAAACAGAACGGCGAGTCGAAGATTGAACCGGACCGATCGCAGTGA
- the comtb gene encoding catechol O-methyltransferase B isoform X1, translating into MWCVLVYCTGAAVLLYALYRWVIPSAVQYHGGLALIWHDVIVEKLLDTLTRSTRPQRMLAAVQKKATRGDPRSVVKAIDEFCNHNEWAMNVGDEKGCILDSVVSEANPICVLELGTYCGYSTVRIASLLPPHAKLITLEFNPDFAAIARQIISWAGVADKVHLIEGESGHWIPKLKEKFGVKTFDLVFLDHWKNRYLLDTKLMEECGLLRKGSILLADNVICPGTPDYLEYIRNSPRYKSQYFKSYLEYTKAEDGLEKSIFLG; encoded by the exons ATGTGGTGTGTGCTTGTCTACTGCACTGGTGCAGCAGTTCTACTGTACGCTTTATATCGATGGGTGATCCCTAGTGCTGTGCAGTATCATGGAGGCCTAGCACTCATTTGGCATGATGTCATTGTGGAGAAGCTATTGGACACGCTCACCCGGTCAACACGTCCCCAG CGGATGCTGGCTGCAGTACAAAAAAAGGCCACAAGAGGAGACCCTCGCAGCGTGGTTAAAGCCATTGATGAATTCTGCAACCACAATGAGTGGGCTATGAATGTTGGCGACGAGAAAG GTTGCATTCTTGACTCTGTGGTATCCGAGGCCAATCCTATTTGTGTGCTTGAGCTGGGCACCTACTGCGGTTACTCCACAGTTCGCATCGCTAGTTTGCTCCCGCCTCACGCCAAGCTCATCACACTTGAATTTAACCCGGACTTTGCCGCTATTGCTCGTCAAATCATTTCATGGGCCGGTGTTGCTGATAAG GTACATTTAATTGAAGGAGAATCTGGCCATTGGATTCCAAAATTAAAGGAGAAATTTGGAGTAAAAACATTCGACTTGGTTTTCTTGGATCATTGGAAGAATCGTTACCTACTGGACACCAAACTGATGGAG GAGTGCGGTCTCCTTAGGAAAGGTAGCATCCTTCTGGCCGATAATGTCATCTGTCCTGGAACCCCAGATTACCTGGAGTATATCCGGAACAGCCCACGGTACAAAAGCCAATACTTCAAATCCTACCTGGAGTATACAAAAGCCGAGGATGGACTGGAGAAGTCCATCTTCTTAGGGTAA
- the comtb gene encoding catechol O-methyltransferase B isoform X2 yields MLAAVQKKATRGDPRSVVKAIDEFCNHNEWAMNVGDEKGCILDSVVSEANPICVLELGTYCGYSTVRIASLLPPHAKLITLEFNPDFAAIARQIISWAGVADKVHLIEGESGHWIPKLKEKFGVKTFDLVFLDHWKNRYLLDTKLMEECGLLRKGSILLADNVICPGTPDYLEYIRNSPRYKSQYFKSYLEYTKAEDGLEKSIFLG; encoded by the exons ATGCTGGCTGCAGTACAAAAAAAGGCCACAAGAGGAGACCCTCGCAGCGTGGTTAAAGCCATTGATGAATTCTGCAACCACAATGAGTGGGCTATGAATGTTGGCGACGAGAAAG GTTGCATTCTTGACTCTGTGGTATCCGAGGCCAATCCTATTTGTGTGCTTGAGCTGGGCACCTACTGCGGTTACTCCACAGTTCGCATCGCTAGTTTGCTCCCGCCTCACGCCAAGCTCATCACACTTGAATTTAACCCGGACTTTGCCGCTATTGCTCGTCAAATCATTTCATGGGCCGGTGTTGCTGATAAG GTACATTTAATTGAAGGAGAATCTGGCCATTGGATTCCAAAATTAAAGGAGAAATTTGGAGTAAAAACATTCGACTTGGTTTTCTTGGATCATTGGAAGAATCGTTACCTACTGGACACCAAACTGATGGAG GAGTGCGGTCTCCTTAGGAAAGGTAGCATCCTTCTGGCCGATAATGTCATCTGTCCTGGAACCCCAGATTACCTGGAGTATATCCGGAACAGCCCACGGTACAAAAGCCAATACTTCAAATCCTACCTGGAGTATACAAAAGCCGAGGATGGACTGGAGAAGTCCATCTTCTTAGGGTAA